A part of Molothrus aeneus isolate 106 chromosome 10, BPBGC_Maene_1.0, whole genome shotgun sequence genomic DNA contains:
- the PXYLP1 gene encoding 2-phosphoxylose phosphatase 1, which yields MLFRNRFLFLLALAALLAFLSLSLQFLHLIPANPVREDGLNPKSRKRIMPDLLTEPPAIDPVYEAQVYCNVPSIAERSMEGHAPHYFKLVSVQVLIRHGDRYPLYAIPKTKRPDIDCMLVPSRKPSHPQLEAFIKHMSKGSAAQMDGSLSSLPHFPSHSLCEMGELTQTGVVQHLRNGQLLREIYINKHKLLPSDWTAKQLYLETTGKSRTLQSALALLYTFLPDFDWKKINMRHQWSTIFCSGSCDCPMRNHYLEEEQRRQYSLRVKNSNLERIYVDMAKIVGIPTRQLRASNPIDSLLCYFCHNVSFPCTKAGCIGMEHFKVIKRHQLEDERERQEKKLYFLYALLATHPLLNQTVNRLQRIAEGKKEEVFVLYSAHDVTLSPVLSALGITEARFPRFAARLVFELWQDGKRPKEHFIRILYNGADVTFQTSFCKDHYKRSSKPMCPLEKLVNFVKRDMFLIFNSTSYYDACHRRAL from the exons TGCACTTAATCCCAGCAAACCCTGTGAGGGAGGATGGGTTGAATCCCAAGAGCAGGAAGAGAATAATGCCTGATTTGCTGACGGAGCCCCCTGCCATAGACCCCGTTTATGAAGCCCAGGTGTACTGCAACGTTCCCAGCATCGCCGAGCGCAGCATGGAag GTCATGCCCCTCATTATTTTAAGCTGGTGTCAGTTCAAGTGCTGATTCGACACGGCGATAGGTACCCCCTGTATGCCATTCCCAAGACAAAGAGACCTGACATCGACTGCATGTTGGTGCCCAGCAG GAAACCTTCTCATCCTCAGCTTGAAGCCTTCATTAAGCATATGTCCAAAGGGTCTGCAGCCCAAATGGATGgttctctgagcagcctgccTCACTTCCCCAGTCATTCCCTGTGTGAAATGGGAGAGCTTACACAGACAG GGGTTGTACAACACTTGCGAAATGGACAGCTGCTCAGAGAAATTTACATCAACAAACACAAACTGCTCCCCAGTGACTGGACAGCCAAGCAGCTCTACCTGGAGACCACGGGGAAGAGCCGAACCCTGCAGAgcgccctggccctgctctacACCTTCCTGCCAGATTTTGACTGGAAGAAAATTAACATGAGGCACCAGTGGAGCACCATTTTCTGCTCAGGAAGCTGTGACTGTCCCATGAGAAACCACTACCTAGAGGAGGAGCAGCGCAGGCAGTACAGCTTACGGGTGAAAAACAGCAATTTGGAGAGGATCTACGTGGATATGGCAAAGATTGTGGGCATTCCCACCAGGCAGCTGAGAGCTTCTAACCCTATAGATTCTCTCCTGTGCTATTTCTGTCATAATGTCTCATTTCCATGTACCAAAGCTGGCTGCATTGGTATGGAACACTTCAAAGTAATCAAGAGACACCAGTTGGAGgatgagagagaaagacaggaaaagaaactttACTTCTTGTATGCGCTGTTGGCTACTCATCCTCTCCTCAACCAGACTGTCAATAGGCTGCAGCGTATTGCAGAAGGCAAGAAGGAGGAAGTGTTTGTCCTCTACTCTGCACATGATGTCACCCTGTCACCTGTTCTTAGTGCCTTGGGCATTACAGAGGCCAGATTTCCCAGATTTGCTGCCAGATTAGTTTTTGAGCTGTGGCAGGATGGGAAGAGGCCCAAAGAACACTTTATCCGCATCCTGTACAACGGTGCTGATGTCACATTCCAGACCTCCTTTTGCAAGGATCATTATAAACGTTCCAGCAAGCCAATGTGCCCACTAGAAAAACTTGTCAACTTTGTCAAGAGGGATATGTTCTTAATTTTTAACAGTACAAGCTACTATGATGCATGTCATAGGAGAGCACTGtag